The following coding sequences are from one Novosphingobium sp. KACC 22771 window:
- a CDS encoding MFS transporter — MKPTTKRLTVLALISTATLINYLDRSVMGVAKPELVKELHITPEVMGLIFSAFSWTYALAQIPGGYVLDRLGTRLTYALSLGLWSAMTALHGLATGVAGLVSARLALGLAEAPCFPANSRVLSTWFPQNERAKATGVYTVGEYIGLGLLIPVLGWMLAHYGWRSLFFVVGALGIAFAFLFHRLYREPQDSDANQAEIGLIAAGGGFSGGAAPIAFSWANVRRLVTTRQIAGASIGQFCSNSTLVFFLTWFPSYLAEERGMTFIKSGWLVSLPYIAAAAGVMLGGVFSDWLIRATGSPTIGRKVPIIAGLLLCASMVSANYMDSNNAVIAVMSLAFFGQGLAGLGWTLLSDVAPKEMMGLTAGLFNFFTNLAGIITPLVVGFAVGATGSFYGALAYIGALGIIGTLAYLIVLGPVERVKIA; from the coding sequence ATGAAGCCGACGACCAAGCGCCTCACCGTCCTTGCGCTGATCTCCACGGCCACCCTCATCAATTATCTCGACCGTTCGGTGATGGGCGTGGCCAAGCCGGAACTGGTCAAGGAATTGCATATTACGCCCGAGGTGATGGGCCTGATTTTCTCTGCCTTCTCATGGACCTATGCCTTGGCGCAGATTCCGGGCGGCTATGTATTGGATCGCCTTGGCACGCGCCTGACCTATGCGCTCTCGCTGGGCCTGTGGTCGGCGATGACGGCGCTGCACGGGCTGGCCACGGGCGTTGCCGGGCTGGTTTCCGCCCGCCTCGCGCTGGGCCTGGCCGAGGCGCCCTGCTTTCCCGCCAACAGCCGCGTGCTGTCCACATGGTTCCCCCAGAATGAGCGCGCCAAGGCGACCGGGGTTTACACCGTGGGCGAATATATCGGGCTGGGCCTGCTGATCCCGGTGCTGGGCTGGATGTTGGCCCATTATGGCTGGCGCTCGCTGTTTTTCGTGGTCGGCGCGCTGGGCATCGCCTTCGCCTTCCTGTTCCACCGCCTCTATCGCGAGCCGCAGGACAGCGATGCGAATCAAGCCGAAATCGGCCTGATCGCGGCCGGCGGCGGCTTTTCGGGCGGCGCCGCCCCCATCGCTTTCAGTTGGGCCAATGTGCGCCGACTGGTCACCACGCGCCAGATCGCGGGCGCCTCGATCGGCCAGTTCTGCTCCAACTCCACTCTCGTTTTCTTCCTGACATGGTTCCCGTCCTATCTGGCCGAGGAACGGGGCATGACCTTCATCAAGTCGGGCTGGCTGGTCTCGCTGCCCTATATTGCGGCGGCGGCGGGGGTGATGCTGGGCGGGGTGTTTTCCGACTGGCTGATCCGCGCGACCGGCTCGCCCACCATCGGACGCAAGGTGCCGATCATCGCGGGCCTCCTGCTGTGCGCCAGCATGGTTTCGGCCAATTACATGGACAGCAACAATGCCGTCATCGCGGTCATGAGTCTGGCCTTCTTCGGTCAGGGTCTGGCCGGGCTTGGATGGACGCTTTTGTCCGATGTCGCGCCCAAGGAAATGATGGGGCTGACGGCGGGCCTGTTCAACTTTTTCACCAATCTGGCTGGTATCATCACCCCGCTGGTGGTCGGCTTTGCGGTGGGCGCCACGGGCAGCTTTTATGGCGCGCTGGCCTATATCGGCGCGCTGGGGATCATCGGGACGCTGGCCTATCTGATCGTGCTGGGCCCGGTGGAGCGGGTGAAAATCGCTTGA
- a CDS encoding pyrroloquinoline quinone-dependent dehydrogenase yields MRWGFAGIATALLSGGAFAQTHGDWATYGHDKGAQRHSPLSQITPANAAGLAPAWVYHMRPATPADAPKDAPRDTNADAQRRAEGLPDMTAGGAPTGPRALRSRFAGSEVTPLVVNGRMFVSTPYGRVVALSPDTGAELWATAIPGPGQPSLRGVEYWAGDAQTPPRIVFGTRDGRLIALDAATGAFAQGFGDRGVVEMKTPEILNGAEARFYGMTSPPIVYGNLIITGSAVQEFPAKGAAGDVRAWDARDGHLVWTFHSVPRKGEKGYDTWAPGSAEGRSGVNAWGFLSLDEKRGIVYMPFGAPTFDRYGGDRAGDNLFGTSLVAADAKTGKYLWHFQVVHHDIWDGDLEAAPLLFDAKVKGKTVPAVAVISKSALLFVLNRETGKPIFPISERKVPGSDVPGEKPSPTQPFPLITPPLGRTSFSIKTDITDLTPELHDTCAKWIADNQMVEGPIYTPVHLDKVTISFPGLLGGGNWGGATYDPAQRLLVVNTHDLGQVTKLVPSKGPLPFERGQPSGRFRPDNSRLLCQKGPWGRLWGVDMVTGKIRWQVPLGISDEAPEGKKLTGRPNMGGAITTAGGLTFVGATDDNRFRAFATATGKMVWEVKLDAAAHATPMTYAGRDGRQYVAIAATGGTFLDSPLTSDTITAFALKSKEAGQ; encoded by the coding sequence ATGCGGTGGGGATTCGCGGGAATCGCGACGGCGCTGTTGTCAGGGGGCGCCTTTGCGCAGACCCACGGCGATTGGGCCACCTATGGCCATGACAAGGGCGCCCAGCGCCATTCGCCATTATCACAGATTACCCCGGCCAATGCGGCGGGGCTGGCCCCGGCATGGGTCTATCACATGCGCCCGGCCACGCCCGCGGATGCGCCCAAAGACGCCCCCAGAGATACCAACGCCGATGCCCAGCGCCGCGCAGAAGGCCTCCCGGATATGACCGCAGGTGGCGCGCCCACCGGCCCGCGCGCACTTCGCAGCCGTTTCGCCGGGTCCGAGGTGACCCCGCTGGTTGTGAACGGGCGGATGTTTGTCTCCACGCCCTATGGCCGCGTCGTGGCGCTGAGCCCTGATACGGGCGCGGAACTGTGGGCCACGGCCATTCCCGGCCCCGGCCAGCCTTCGCTGCGCGGGGTTGAATACTGGGCGGGCGACGCGCAAACGCCCCCACGCATCGTGTTCGGCACACGCGATGGTCGGCTGATTGCGCTGGATGCGGCAACAGGCGCCTTTGCCCAGGGTTTTGGCGACCGTGGCGTGGTCGAGATGAAGACGCCCGAAATCCTGAACGGCGCCGAGGCCCGCTTCTATGGCATGACCAGCCCGCCCATCGTCTATGGCAACCTGATCATCACCGGCAGCGCGGTGCAGGAATTCCCGGCCAAGGGCGCAGCAGGCGATGTGCGCGCATGGGACGCGCGCGATGGCCATCTGGTCTGGACCTTCCATTCCGTGCCGCGCAAGGGCGAGAAGGGCTATGACACTTGGGCGCCGGGCAGCGCGGAGGGGCGCAGCGGGGTCAATGCCTGGGGCTTTCTCAGCCTCGATGAGAAGCGCGGCATTGTGTACATGCCCTTTGGCGCGCCCACCTTCGACCGCTATGGTGGCGACAGGGCAGGGGACAATCTGTTCGGCACGTCATTGGTGGCGGCGGACGCCAAAACGGGCAAATATCTCTGGCATTTTCAGGTGGTTCATCATGACATCTGGGACGGCGACTTAGAAGCAGCACCCCTGCTGTTCGACGCCAAGGTCAAGGGTAAAACGGTCCCTGCCGTCGCCGTGATCTCGAAATCCGCCCTGCTATTCGTGTTGAACCGCGAGACGGGCAAGCCGATCTTCCCCATCTCCGAGCGAAAGGTTCCGGGCAGCGATGTGCCGGGCGAAAAGCCATCTCCCACCCAGCCTTTCCCGCTGATCACGCCACCACTGGGGCGCACGAGTTTCTCGATCAAGACGGACATCACCGATCTGACGCCCGAACTCCACGATACCTGTGCGAAATGGATTGCCGATAATCAGATGGTTGAAGGCCCGATCTATACGCCGGTCCATCTGGACAAGGTGACGATCAGCTTCCCCGGTCTGCTGGGCGGGGGCAATTGGGGCGGGGCGACCTATGATCCGGCGCAGCGCCTTTTGGTGGTCAACACGCATGATCTGGGGCAGGTGACCAAACTGGTGCCGTCCAAGGGGCCTCTGCCTTTTGAGCGCGGCCAGCCTTCGGGCCGGTTCCGTCCCGACAATTCGCGCCTGCTGTGTCAGAAGGGGCCGTGGGGGCGCCTTTGGGGCGTGGATATGGTCACGGGCAAGATCCGTTGGCAGGTGCCGTTGGGCATTTCCGACGAGGCGCCAGAGGGCAAGAAACTGACCGGGCGGCCCAATATGGGCGGGGCGATCACCACGGCGGGCGGGCTGACCTTTGTGGGGGCGACCGATGATAACCGCTTCCGCGCCTTTGCCACGGCAACGGGCAAGATGGTGTGGGAGGTAAAGCTGGACGCCGCCGCCCATGCCACGCCGATGACCTATGCGGGGCGGGATGGGCGGCAATATGTCGCCATCGCGGCCACGGGGGGCACTTTCCTCGACAGCCCGCTGACATCGGACACGATCACTGCCTTTGCCCTGAAATCCAAGGAGGCCGGACAATGA
- a CDS encoding TonB-dependent receptor domain-containing protein — translation MRIIAQSSALAMALACAQSAYAQEAKVDAEIIVTGSSIKGVAPVGSNLVTVTRTDLEATGAQTVQQVLKTVPSVVGLQSAGQGAFGSADGSGTNAPTIHGLGASASNSTLVLINGHRLPTSGINHVLADPNILAPMALERVEVLADGASSVYGSDAVAGVINFITRKKVNGFEANVQKGFASGYNSLTAGLLWGQTYDTGSVLVSYNYSDRSNLAAASRPYASSADLRGRGGTNFTPNRCNTPTITSGTTTYTSYGNFTATGCDPTSAWDLLPSEKRHNVYAQITKDVGEKLHLYADFIYSNRRNVQNVTRGSASGTIYGNGSTPPVGRSINPYFQSVASATTSAGATTAFVPPLNTYTVNWNADGMFGPGATITGTAEDISIRADAIYDLSPKWQVNLGGVYGSDSSTQVNVGQLNASVFNLALNGFTSAAINGVSQSVTQALTTANAIDLWGNGTSAATKAALIDNRQFQYARQIMRNAYLKVSGDLFDLPAGPAKIAIGGELMGYEMDQYNIRANNLGIASQSSQAFNTHYNRNVQSAYGELYVPLIKDSFIKLLDLNISGRFDHYSDFGSTTNPKLAMNFEPVRGIKFRANWAKSFVAPALTSIGSNGTGLTGESGYSGIIPSGIPGGSPTISIASFPSITSIPGVTCSATACTLGPSTNGVLVTGGNGKLQPQKGTAWSVGVDLTPVQVPGLRISVTYWKNQLRGGITAPQAPLALGSADLSYLLQLYPAGATPAQIAALGTGLPQTGVINNPVYYSYNFQQQNALNLNVAGLDVAASYRFDTPIGRFNIGGAFTRKLQFEQYFGANGAKFSVLGTSGFNTTFPSVKMEGRANIGYDKGPLSADVFVNYLGSYTYWGSSVVNPLVRTNGVPTGGGDYVKPFTTVDLHLAYTFKDLRIAKEAQFYVDVNNLFDSAPPFVNAFATNGAVGYDGLNANPLGRVVNIGLRTKF, via the coding sequence ATGCGTATCATTGCGCAGAGTTCTGCGCTTGCCATGGCTCTGGCCTGCGCCCAGTCGGCCTATGCACAGGAGGCCAAGGTCGATGCCGAAATCATCGTTACCGGTTCCAGCATCAAGGGCGTGGCCCCGGTCGGCTCCAACCTTGTTACCGTCACCCGCACCGATCTGGAGGCGACCGGCGCCCAGACCGTGCAGCAGGTGCTCAAGACCGTCCCCTCGGTTGTCGGCCTGCAAAGTGCGGGACAAGGCGCTTTTGGTTCGGCGGACGGTTCGGGCACCAACGCGCCCACCATCCACGGCCTTGGCGCTTCGGCCTCGAACTCGACGCTGGTGTTGATCAATGGCCACCGCCTGCCCACCAGCGGCATCAACCACGTGCTGGCCGATCCCAACATTCTGGCCCCGATGGCGCTGGAGCGGGTCGAGGTGCTGGCCGATGGCGCATCCTCGGTTTACGGTTCGGACGCGGTGGCGGGCGTGATCAATTTCATCACCCGCAAAAAGGTCAACGGCTTTGAGGCCAATGTCCAGAAGGGCTTTGCCAGCGGCTACAATTCGCTGACCGCAGGCCTGCTCTGGGGCCAGACCTATGACACGGGCAGCGTGCTGGTTTCGTACAATTATTCGGATCGCTCCAATCTTGCCGCCGCATCGCGCCCCTATGCCAGCAGCGCCGACCTGCGCGGCCGGGGGGGCACCAATTTCACGCCGAACCGCTGCAACACGCCCACGATCACGTCGGGCACCACCACCTATACCAGCTATGGCAATTTCACCGCCACCGGCTGTGATCCCACCTCGGCCTGGGATTTGCTGCCTTCGGAAAAGCGGCATAATGTCTATGCCCAGATCACCAAGGATGTGGGCGAGAAGCTGCATCTCTATGCCGACTTCATCTATTCAAACCGCCGCAACGTCCAGAATGTGACGCGCGGCAGCGCCAGCGGCACGATCTATGGCAATGGCTCGACGCCGCCTGTGGGCCGCTCGATCAATCCCTATTTCCAATCGGTCGCCTCGGCCACAACCAGCGCGGGCGCCACAACCGCCTTCGTGCCCCCGCTCAACACCTACACGGTGAACTGGAACGCGGACGGCATGTTCGGCCCCGGCGCCACGATCACCGGCACGGCCGAGGACATCTCAATCCGCGCCGATGCCATTTATGACCTCTCCCCCAAGTGGCAGGTCAACCTTGGCGGTGTCTATGGCAGCGACAGCTCGACTCAGGTCAACGTCGGCCAGCTTAACGCCTCGGTGTTCAACCTTGCGCTCAACGGCTTTACCTCGGCCGCGATCAACGGCGTCTCGCAATCGGTGACGCAGGCGCTGACCACGGCCAATGCCATCGACCTGTGGGGCAATGGCACGTCGGCGGCCACCAAGGCGGCGCTGATCGACAACCGCCAGTTCCAATATGCGCGCCAGATCATGCGCAATGCCTATCTGAAAGTCTCGGGCGACCTGTTCGACCTGCCCGCTGGCCCGGCCAAGATCGCCATCGGCGGCGAGTTGATGGGCTATGAGATGGATCAGTACAACATCCGCGCCAACAATCTGGGCATCGCCAGCCAGTCTTCGCAGGCGTTCAACACCCATTACAACCGCAATGTGCAATCGGCCTATGGCGAACTCTATGTCCCGCTGATCAAGGACAGCTTCATCAAGCTGCTTGACCTGAATATCTCGGGCCGTTTTGACCATTACAGCGATTTTGGCAGCACGACCAATCCCAAGCTGGCGATGAATTTTGAACCCGTGCGCGGGATCAAGTTCCGCGCCAACTGGGCCAAGAGCTTTGTGGCCCCGGCGCTGACCTCGATCGGGTCGAACGGCACCGGCCTGACGGGCGAGTCCGGCTATTCCGGCATCATCCCCAGCGGCATTCCGGGCGGTTCGCCCACGATCTCGATCGCCAGCTTCCCCTCGATCACCTCGATTCCGGGCGTGACCTGCTCGGCCACGGCCTGCACGCTTGGCCCCAGCACCAACGGCGTGCTGGTAACGGGCGGCAACGGCAAGCTTCAGCCGCAAAAGGGTACGGCGTGGAGTGTGGGCGTCGACCTCACCCCGGTTCAGGTACCGGGCCTGCGCATCAGCGTGACCTATTGGAAGAACCAGCTGCGCGGCGGCATCACCGCGCCTCAGGCCCCGCTGGCGCTGGGCTCGGCGGACCTGTCCTATCTGCTGCAACTCTATCCCGCCGGCGCCACCCCGGCCCAGATTGCCGCGCTGGGCACCGGCCTGCCCCAGACCGGCGTCATCAACAACCCGGTCTATTACAGCTATAATTTCCAGCAGCAGAATGCGCTCAACCTGAACGTGGCGGGTCTGGACGTGGCGGCCAGCTATCGCTTTGACACGCCCATCGGCCGCTTCAACATCGGCGGCGCCTTTACCCGCAAGTTGCAGTTCGAGCAGTATTTCGGCGCGAACGGCGCCAAGTTCAGCGTGCTGGGCACCTCGGGCTTCAACACCACCTTCCCCAGCGTAAAGATGGAAGGGCGCGCCAATATCGGCTATGACAAGGGTCCGCTCAGCGCCGATGTGTTTGTCAACTATCTGGGCAGCTACACCTATTGGGGCTCGTCGGTGGTCAATCCGCTGGTGCGCACCAATGGCGTGCCGACCGGCGGCGGCGACTATGTGAAACCCTTTACCACGGTGGACCTGCATCTGGCCTATACGTTCAAGGATCTGCGCATCGCCAAGGAAGCGCAATTCTATGTCGATGTGAACAACCTGTTCGATTCTGCCCCGCCCTTCGTGAACGCTTTCGCCACCAACGGCGCGGTCGGCTATGACGGCCTCAACGCCAACCCGTTGGGCCGTGTGGTCAATATCGGTCTGCGGACCAAATTCTGA
- a CDS encoding type II 3-dehydroquinate dehydratase, with product MGGTILVLNGPNLNLLGEREPHIYGHETLADVQAMCEAEVAGTGYTIDFRQTNAEHEAVDWIQAARRGHAGIVFNPAAFTYAAYPILDALKMVDCPVVEVHISNIHRREAEWRSHSIMTQVVTGIISGLGVNGYPLGVRHVMWARERAQ from the coding sequence ATGGGTGGCACGATTCTGGTCCTCAACGGGCCGAACCTCAATTTGCTGGGCGAGCGCGAACCGCATATTTACGGCCATGAAACACTGGCCGATGTGCAGGCGATGTGCGAGGCCGAAGTGGCCGGAACCGGCTATACAATCGACTTTCGACAAACCAATGCGGAACATGAAGCCGTCGATTGGATCCAGGCCGCGCGGCGTGGCCATGCGGGCATTGTCTTCAACCCCGCCGCCTTCACCTATGCCGCCTATCCGATCCTCGATGCGCTCAAAATGGTCGATTGCCCGGTGGTCGAGGTCCACATCAGCAACATCCACCGCCGCGAGGCCGAATGGCGCAGCCACTCGATCATGACGCAGGTGGTGACCGGCATCATCTCGGGCCTCGGCGTCAATGGCTATCCCCTTGGCGTGCGCCATGTGATGTGGGCGCGGGAGCGTGCGCAATGA
- a CDS encoding c-type cytochrome produces MKPVWMALPLLAALLGGGLRAQDSAPSFPAGEGQAAVQTACAACHPPAIVASKRYDADKWAEVVDQMVGKGAKVSDADYDVIVAYLARNYGVGK; encoded by the coding sequence ATGAAGCCGGTATGGATGGCATTGCCCTTGCTGGCGGCGCTGTTGGGCGGCGGGCTGAGGGCGCAGGATAGCGCGCCCTCTTTCCCCGCCGGAGAAGGTCAGGCCGCGGTACAGACCGCCTGCGCCGCGTGCCACCCGCCAGCCATCGTTGCCAGCAAGCGCTATGATGCCGACAAATGGGCCGAAGTGGTCGATCAGATGGTCGGCAAGGGCGCCAAGGTGTCGGACGCGGATTATGATGTGATCGTGGCCTATCTGGCGCGGAATTATGGAGTGGGGAAGTAA
- a CDS encoding shikimate dehydrogenase yields the protein MTQPAPSPSPSAMVGIGKGRVLAGLLGRGIVESRTPWMQECEAQAQGLHMVYSLLDFSDRGWGDDELGAALDAVQRVGFAGVNVTFPFKQAIVPLLDELSPQAAAIGAVNTVAFRDGRRIGYNTDVTGFAHAFGDRMAGEKLERVLQLGCGGAGSATAHALLSLNGVAHLVLTDTDPARAEALRAQLTAAYGEGRASVALDAAQAAADVDGIVNATPIGMAKFPGMPIAAQALQPHHWISEIIYFPLETQLLKTAKALGCRTMTGRGMAVGQAVDAFRIFTGLNPDRQRMWDSFSKFEQDAN from the coding sequence ATGACACAGCCTGCCCCTTCCCCCTCTCCTTCCGCAATGGTCGGCATTGGCAAGGGGCGCGTGCTGGCCGGGCTGCTGGGGCGCGGTATTGTGGAAAGTCGCACGCCCTGGATGCAGGAATGCGAGGCGCAGGCGCAGGGCCTGCATATGGTCTATTCGCTGCTGGATTTTTCGGACCGCGGTTGGGGCGATGATGAGTTGGGCGCGGCGCTCGATGCGGTTCAACGTGTGGGCTTTGCCGGGGTCAATGTGACCTTCCCCTTCAAACAGGCGATTGTCCCGCTGCTCGATGAACTCTCGCCCCAGGCCGCGGCCATCGGCGCGGTCAATACGGTAGCGTTTCGCGATGGGCGGCGGATTGGTTATAACACCGATGTCACCGGCTTTGCCCATGCCTTTGGCGACCGGATGGCGGGCGAGAAGCTGGAGCGCGTGCTGCAACTGGGCTGCGGCGGGGCGGGGTCGGCCACGGCCCATGCGCTGCTGTCGTTGAATGGCGTGGCGCATCTGGTGCTGACCGACACCGATCCGGCGCGGGCCGAGGCTTTGCGCGCGCAATTGACCGCCGCCTATGGCGAGGGGCGCGCCAGCGTGGCCCTCGATGCGGCGCAGGCCGCCGCCGATGTGGACGGGATCGTCAATGCCACCCCCATCGGCATGGCCAAATTCCCCGGCATGCCCATCGCGGCGCAGGCGTTGCAGCCCCACCACTGGATTTCGGAAATCATCTATTTCCCGCTCGAAACACAATTGCTGAAAACGGCAAAGGCCCTTGGGTGTCGCACCATGACCGGGCGGGGCATGGCGGTGGGTCAGGCGGTGGATGCCTTCCGCATCTTCACCGGCCTGAACCCCGACCGGCAAAGAATGTGGGACAGTTTTTCCAAGTTTGAACAAGACGCGAACTGA
- a CDS encoding ThuA domain-containing protein: protein MKIALRFAACALLALTLSGQASPPAGPPRTPPPGYQDVYAGKKRLLIIADLSTGNQSAHMAVSHAVSVIEQIGRESGAYVSFIRTDMDWITKGETWGKFDYARGGPKQARGKNLDYFDAVLFYTNGDTTLSPQQKQDLLDYVAKDGKGFIGIHTATATATNWPEYGEMLGGVFDNHPWMISDAKIIVERPGFPAMKAFKTGMVLKDEHYQMLPNPYSRDKVDVLARIDTSSVNMAAPMVHRKDGDFPVAWIKSYGQGRVFYSGLGHTDASWDDPRIRTMVLEAVKWAVNGGEKPVPHGMK from the coding sequence ATGAAAATCGCGCTTCGTTTTGCTGCCTGCGCCCTTTTGGCCCTGACGCTTTCGGGGCAGGCTTCGCCCCCGGCTGGCCCGCCGCGCACCCCGCCGCCCGGCTATCAGGATGTCTATGCGGGTAAAAAGCGCCTGCTGATTATCGCCGACCTTTCGACCGGCAATCAAAGCGCGCATATGGCGGTCAGCCATGCCGTCTCGGTCATCGAACAGATCGGGCGCGAGAGCGGGGCCTATGTCAGCTTTATCCGCACGGACATGGACTGGATCACCAAGGGCGAGACCTGGGGCAAGTTCGACTATGCACGAGGAGGGCCGAAGCAGGCGCGGGGCAAGAACCTCGACTATTTCGACGCAGTGCTGTTCTACACCAACGGCGATACCACCCTTTCGCCCCAGCAGAAGCAGGACCTGCTCGATTACGTGGCCAAGGACGGCAAGGGCTTTATCGGCATCCATACCGCCACCGCCACCGCCACCAACTGGCCCGAATATGGCGAGATGCTGGGCGGGGTTTTCGACAATCACCCATGGATGATTTCGGACGCCAAAATCATTGTCGAGCGGCCCGGATTTCCCGCCATGAAGGCTTTCAAGACCGGCATGGTGCTGAAAGACGAGCATTACCAGATGCTGCCCAACCCCTATTCGCGCGACAAGGTGGACGTACTTGCCCGCATCGACACGTCCAGTGTCAACATGGCCGCGCCCATGGTCCACCGCAAGGATGGCGATTTCCCCGTCGCGTGGATCAAATCCTATGGGCAGGGCCGCGTGTTCTATTCCGGGCTGGGGCACACAGACGCCAGTTGGGACGATCCGCGCATCCGCACGATGGTGTTGGAGGCGGTGAAATGGGCGGTGAATGGGGGGGAGAAGCCGGTGCCGCATGGGATGAAGTGA